The Theileria annulata chromosome 3, complete sequence, *** SEQUENCING IN PROGRESS *** genome has a segment encoding these proteins:
- a CDS encoding uncharacterized protein (3 probable transmembrane helices predicted for TA18440 by TMHMM2.0 at aa 866-888, 931-953 and 2259-2281), which yields MWYHAKDLHGKAQALANAGKVSNNSELKGPLDVLKNAIGTNDEEGLRKALSELNSAQETTPQQKAYLVEKALDVIDKFGGFGPDSVQSAYNDVTAKQADGSAYTTAGASSEYGQVTGAFTQLQQAYNADKCKAITLIYDIIIHIQQILNKRFGFRFSFPKILHALLVSSGKYYTPNLMKLKTEAGTGTGDGKLRALALALYTQANALDEEVKKVDDTSDTDQKAAKVLQAKAGTDDTTDGKLRKLAKELYEAAKALKDAVSKVGGDDGGAASQLAEAVGATEDTGFRKALKALGNAEALSSGLPDLAKNVKKQYGDNWGGLKAAFNKVKAQENAYTADGTIKGKYDKLVNAWNYFNNSYRDAISITKFYSIIIKFNASGGGKTARDIGSTHTDAIKEGTGTNFAHLADENALDKLSSDPGSAAKATALKVAASSLQGLLGDLNGAGFFDLVSKAKDVLDKFAGFSDDSVQKTYDAVKNDPKAKEQSGQFTAVTTAFNALQKKFNKDQWKNISPMFYKIKTKATELKGTGSDQSTSELTTTRDNDIQGDSGKGGQLKNKANQLKEAAEALQSKVTDATDVKGAASTLAGNADTLSQKATELPSANGNTLQDLRPQAEALANLAKGSGSVDDTSLYKTAEALKTGGVNETKAIAVIKAFNKVKDKYKELAKDPTYRVKLQEANKPSGQPPPPGENTAADKTDFEKLCNALINYFAEQVATAAGNLANGTASDNANNVIDGFDVVDKAFNGLGPSDQPSIKSEFEDVKQIYERFLNLTKLKSLAGKINSSASGNLSGEANQLKQAADTLQQGANVDNAKAFKTQYDAFKDTGTSTIKITATVGTKTITVTNLPHMNDTFKPRQQKFWSIIIPSIVTQWLNFLTYVILLIVYRGGGEQGYYKIQDYKKDKDANGTNLYKEGTTDKELKPAREAKIYTIIIPSIISQWLNFLTYATALKDTAESHSTGELTNTKKADIQNDNKKGDQLDTKANQLAQKAQELSKAADAIVSEAAKGSSPLTALRSLAEALKDAAKNDTSYTGLYYAANALATGGGDLESKANAVIAKFEAVEQAYEALMKAYSKLTSLPQEKQQLVTAVDTAYKDLKGIYDRILNLTKLAVKAQALPALSGAAGTLVTSVTTLRDNAVPGNNYTNAQQVISQFEKVESAYIKLDESNKETVKTKFEALKKLYDKIFKFTKIKHYSAQLETAAQNLSTSGGDTENVIEKFNAVVDSYNALNDIEKKQVKAQFTALQTEYSKAIYQYKWHLLTMPSMLTNWSKFITSIVLLVVYLTEHNNSEYVQATKLKEAAGTDTSDSGKLRALALALHGAANQLNTAVIAVGNDAAAKVLKHKAGSPDEEGKLRKLANALYDKAQALERAFLGSTAKDDQDIKQKAGENENDGLRKLAADLYEKANALATKVGAADGQSEANSLADAVGNTEQESGKLRHALKNLAQETNDGNLTQKAGAVRTAYSSVSGAFNAVQTQNDTYRAYTSPDKQAKYQEVKKAWEAFEALYTTDLKTLATDLAEAVGTTSQSGKLRHALKDLGNHRGSDADLPQKAGKVKDAYDSGSNNGVKPKFGAIKAKESSYKAIAAIQSLYDNVVSAMTEFDNVYKPEELLVTEVGDGAKETIGLQKELKLLGTHSGPAGQLSGLVKAVKDQFAGFGPSVKSIFHLVQAQADAYSAGGTIKTEKYTDVTDAWTNFNNMYYKALSHYKYYSIVVPSIFNMRLSGSPKTKFVGPDFGGWKKYTDGSTPVYAWIWHLFDILMVIKILLLAHYVGLFMATFFPPVIVALLNRGVFGKSTKAYSPKTEHTFDHEHGFPGCKSYQYKEYGTGPPQDKSANASFYHAHIYILNSVHTTYQILKRGEDNPKMFRFGVIGWDGYDTTSNTSLDFKVNLNGSGGSNTFDSSGNITIIVGSDNFKQLESASAPGPVTITGITGSIKKYTDPNKPPDTGNLTEITTGTPLTADTKLYIQATGTITDPSISGDVTLTGTVTVTSSGQNLGSNPLALGPDPSDPTSTGLGGSITPKDGSGKVEIKSTSTITLKDEALDALKSLTQNAVTLTNSGGGNFRSSASIVVTTTSKYVDFTTLTVTNKLEITSINGTIRNADGKTPLKTDTSLTVGTKLSLEATGTITQPPDANSAPVKLTGTIVVTSKGNIGTPLTFGGGPSSGVTGSLTLTDSGDEGDKHVKITGGSSTLTIASNAYTTIKQASDTTSSSFIIGGADPRDISEAHKNAIKAGAGGDANLANEECFIKSYLPLYSYIHFTTAILWTLAYGYYRDTQKKVITYPKNEATTGTVSIKTGTLDAKGECTDEAAPGAANITPPTKTEVDVHIDSKWYVVEILILKLLIMLEQDPISNTSHPKIQIHHQALYPFSINNYID from the exons ATGTGGTATCATGCCAAGGACCTGCATGGTAAAGCCCAGGCACTAGCCAATGCCGGTAAAGTATCTAATAACTCTGAACTTAAAGGACCTCTAGATGTCCTCAAGAATGCAATTGGAACCAATGATGAAGAAGGTCTCAGGAAGGCCCTCTCAGAACTCAATAGTGCTCAAGAAACTACTCCTCAGCAAAAAGCTTATCTGGTTGAAAAGGCCCTAGATGTAATTGATAAGTTTGGAGGCTTTGGTCCAGATTCTGTCCAATCGGCCTACAATGATGTCACTGCAAAACAAGCTGACGGATCTGCCTATACTACTGCTGGTGCTAGTTCTGAATATGGCCAAGTTACAGGTGCTTTCACTCAACTTCAACAAGCCTACAACGCTGATAAGTGTAAAGCTATCACTCTTATTTATGAcataattatacacatacAACAAATTCTTAACAAAAGATTTGGTTTCCGATTTTCTTTTCCAAAAATATTGCATGCGCTACTAGTTTCTTCAGGAAAGTATTATACCCCAAATCTTATGAAACTTAAAACAGAAGCTGGTACAGGTACAGGTGATGGCAAACTCCGAGCACTGGCCCTTGCACTATATACTCAAGCCAATGCACTTGATGAAGAAGTAAAGAAAGTTGATGATACTAGTGATACTGATCAGAAGGCTGCCAAAGTACTCCAGGCTAAGGCTGGTACAGATGATACAACTGATGGTAAACTTCGTAAGCTGGCTAAAGAACTTTATGAGGCAGCCAAAGCTCTTAAAGATGCAGTTAGTAAAGTTGGTGGTGATGATGGTGGAGCTGCCAGTCAACTTGCGGAGGCTGTCGGTGCTACTGAAGACACTGGATTTCGAAAGGCACTCAAAGCACTTGGTAATGCAGAAGCTCTTTCATCAGGTCTACCTGATCTGGCcaaaaatgttaaaaagCAATACGGGGATAATTGGGGTGGTCTGAAAGCAGCCTTCAATAAGGTCAAGGCACAAGAAAATGCTTACACTGCTGATGGTACTATTAAAGGGAAATACGACAAGCTTGTGAATGCCTGGaactattttaataattcctATAGAGATGCCATATCTATTACCAAGTTTTATTCAATCATT ATCAAATTCAATGCTAGTGGTGGTGGTAAAACTGCTCGTGACATTGGTAGTACTCATACAGATGCTATTAAAGAAGGTACTGGAACTAATTTTGCCCATCTCGCCGATGAAAA TGCACTAGATAAACTAAGTAGTGATCCTGGTTCCGCAGCTAAGGCCACCGCACTGAAAGTTGCCGCCAGTAGCCTTCAAGGGTTACTCGGAGATCTTAACGGAGCTGGCTTTTTTGATCTGGTTTCTAAGGCCAAAGATGTCCTCGATAAGTTTGCAGGCTTTAGTGACGATTCCGTTCAAAAGACATACGACGCTGTGAAAAATGATCCTAAGGCTAAAGAACAATCGGGTCAATTTACCGCTGTTACAACTGCATTCAATGCACTTCAAAAAAAGTTTAATAAGGATCAATGGAAAAATATTTCTCCTATGTTTTACA AAATAAAGACTAAGGCCACAGAACTCAAAGGCACTGGCAGCGATCAATCTACAAGTGAACTTACCACAACTAGGGATAATGATATCCAAGGCGATAGTGGAAAAGGTGGTCAACTGAAGAATAAAGCCAACCAACTAAAGGAAGCAGCCGAAGCACTTCAATCAAAGGTTACTGATGCTACTGATGTCAAGGGTGCAGCCTCAACGCTAGCCGGTAATGCCGACACACTTAGCCAAAAAGCCACCGAACTTCCTAGTGCTAATGGTAATACACTTCAAGATCTTAGACCTCAAGCCGAAGCTCTAGCTAATTTAGCCAAAGGCTCCGGTAGTGTTGATGATACTAGTCTATATAAGACTGCAGAGGCACTAAAAACTGGTGGTGTTAATGAAACGAAGGCCATTGCAGTCATAAAAGCATTCAACAAGGTCAAGGACAAGTACAAAGAACTGGCAAAAGATCCTACATACAGAGTCAAACTTCAAGAAGCCAATAAACCATCAGGACAACCACCACCACCAGGTGAAAATACTGCTGCAGATAAG ACGGACTTCGAAAAACTTTGTAACGCACTCATCAACTACTTTGCAGAACAAGTTGCCACTGCAGCTGGAAATCTAGCCAATGGCACTGCATCTGATAATGCCAACAATGTGATTGATGGTTTCGACGTAGTTGACAAGGCATTCAATGGGCTAGGTCCTAGTGATCAGCCAAGTATAAAGTCTGAATTTGAGGATGTCAAACAAATATATGAGAGATTTCTAAACCTCACCAAACTAAAGAGTCTGGCCggaaaaataaattctagTGCTAGTGGTAATCTTTCAGGTGAAGCCAATCAACTAAAACAAGCGGCCGATACACTCCAGCAAGGTGCGAATGTTGATAATGCCAAAGCCTTCAAAACACAATATGACGCATTCAAAGACACAGGGACCTCCACCATAAAAATCACAGCCACCGTCGGCACCAAAACCATCACTGTTACCAATCTACCTCATATGAATGACACTTTTAAACCTAGACAACAAAAGTTCTGGTCCATCATTATTCCTTCCATAGTCACTCAGTGGTTAAATTTTCTCACCTATGTAATTCTATTGATTGTATATCGTGGTGGTGGTGAACAAG GATACTATAAAATACAAGACTACAAGAAAGACAAAGACGCCAACGGTACGAATCTATACAAAGAAGGCACCACCGACAAAGAACTAAAACCTGCTAGAGAGGCgaaaatatatactatCATTATTCCTTCCATCATTAGTCAGTGGCTAAACTTCCTAACATAT GCCACAGCACTTAAAGACACTGCTGAGAGTCATTCAACCGGGGAACTTACCAACACAAAGAAAGCTGATATCCAAAACGATAACAAAAAAGGTGATCAACTCGATACTAAAGCCAACCAACTAGCTCAGAAGGCCCAAGAGCTTTCCAAGGCAGCTGACGCAATAGTGTCTGAGGCTGCTAAGGGTAGTAGTCCACTTACTGCACTTCGAAGTCTAGCCGAAGCTCTTAAGGATGCAGCCAAAAATGATACAAGTTATACTGGTTTATATTATGCTGCAAATGCACTAGCTACTGGTGGTGGTGATCTTGAATCTAAGGCCAATGCTGTCATAGCTAAGTTTGAAGCAGTCGAACAAGCATACGAAGCACTAATGAAAGCATATAGTAAACTCACTAGTCTACCTCAAGAGAAACAACAACTTGTTACCGCTGTCGACACCGCCTACAAAGATCTCAAGGGTATCTACGACAGAATCCTAAACCTTACCAAACTCGCCGTTAAGGCCCAAGCACTTCCTGCACTTTCAGGTGCAGCCGGTACTCTAGTCACTAGTGTCACAACTCTACGTGATAACGCTGTTCCTGGTAATAATTATACCAATGCCCAACAGGTTATATCACAGTTCGAAAAGGTAGAATCCGCATACATCAAACTAGATGAGAGTAATAAGGAGACCGTTAAGACTAAGTTTGAGGCTCTCAAGAAACTCTACgacaaaatatttaagtTCACCAAGATCAAACACTACTCCGCACAACTTGAAACTGCAGCCCAAAATCTATCCACCAGTGGTGGTGATACCGAGAATGTCATTGAGAAATTCAATGCAGTCGTTGATTCCTACAACGCACTAAATGATATTGAAAAGAAACAGGTTAAAGCTCAATTTACTGCTCTTCAAACTGAGTATTCTAAAGCTATATATCAATATAAGTGGCATCTTTTAACCATGCCTTCCATGTTAACTAATTGGTCAAAGTTTATTACATCTATAGTATTATTGGTTGTATATTTGACAg AGCATAATAATAGTGAATATGTTCAAGCAACAAAACTTAAAGAAGCAGCTGGTACAGACACTTCCGATAGTGGTAAACTCCGAGCACTGGCCCTTGCACTACATGGTGCAGCCAATCAACTTAACACTGCAGTTATTGCTGTTGGTAATGATGCTGCTGCCAAAGTACTCAAGCATAAGGCTGGTAGTCCAGATGAAGAGGGTAAACTTAGGAAACTCGCAAATGCACTGTATGACAAAGCACAAGCTCTAGAAAGAGCATTTCTGGGTAGTACTGCTAAAGATGACCAGGACATTAAACAAAAAGCTGGTGAAAATGAAAACGATGGACTCCGTAAGCTCGCAGCTGACCTATACGAGAAAGCCAATGCTCTAGCCACTAAAGTTGGTGCTGCTGATGGTCAATCTGAAGCCAATTCACTTGCCGATGCTGTCGGCAATACTGAACAAGAATCTGGTAAACTTCGACATGCACTGAAAAATCTTGCTCAAGAAACTAATGATGGTAATCTAACTCAGAAGGCCGGTGCTGTTAGAACTGCATACAGCTCAGTCAGCGGTGCATTCAATGCAGTTCAGACACAAAATGATACATATAGAGCATATACCAGTCCCGATAAACAGGCCAAGTATCAAGAAGTTAAAAAGGCATGGGAAGCTTTTGAAGCTCTTTATACTACTGATCTCAAAACTCTTGCCACCGATCTTGCCGAAGCTGTCGGTACTACCTCCCAATCTGGTAAACTTCGACATGCACTCAAAGATCTTGGTAATCATAGAGGTTCTGATGCTGATCTACCTCAGAAGGCCGGCAAGGTTAAAGATGCATACGACAGTGGAAGCAATAATGGTGTCAAACCCAAATTCGGAGCTATTAAGGCTAAAGAATCTTCCTATAAAGCTATTGCTGCTATTCAATCTCTATACGACAATGTTGTATCTGCAATGACAGAATTCGACAATGTGTATAAGCCTGAAGAACTTCTCGTCACTGAAGTCGGAGATGGAGCTAAAGAAACCATTGGTCTCCAAAAGGAACTCAAACTACTTGGTACTCACAGTGGTCCTGCTGGTCAACTATCTGGTCTGGTCAAAGCTGTCAAAGATCAGTTTGCAGGCTTTGGACCCTCTGTAAAATCTATATTCCACTTAGTCCAGGCACAAGCTGATGCATACTCAGCTGGTGGTACTATTAAAACTGAAAAATATACCGATGTTACAGATGCCTGGACCAATTTCAACAATATGTACTATAAGGCCTTATCTCACTACAAATACTATTCCATTGTAGTTCCTTCCATCTTTAATATGAGGTTAAGCGGGTCTCCGAAAACCAAATTCGTGGGCCCAGACTTCGGTGGATGGAAAAAATACACAGATGGTAGTACTCCTGTTTATGCTTGGATCTGGCACCTCTTTGATATCCTCATGGTTATCAAGATCTTACTTctt GCGCATTATGTTGGTCTTTTCATGGCCACATTCTTTCCACCTGTAATTGTGGCCCTTCTTAACAGAGGAGTATTTGGTAAATCTACTAAAGCCTATTCACCCAAAACCGAACATACATTCGATCATGAACACGGATTTCCGGGCTGTAAATCATACCAATACAAAGAATACGGTACTGGTCCTCCTCAAGATAAAAGTGCTAACGCTTCCTTTTATCACGC tcatatttatatactcaaTTCAGTACACACCACATACCAAATTCTGAAACGTGGCGAAGATAATCCTAAAATGTTCAGATTTGGTGTTATTGGTTGGGATGGCTACGACACCACTAGTAATACTAGTCTTGACTTTAAAGTTAATCTCAATGGTAGTGGTGGTAGTAATACTTTTGATTCTAGTGGTAATATAACTATCATTGTAGGTTCTGATAACTTTAAACAACTCGAAAGTGCTAGTGCTCCTGGTCCTGTCACTATCACTGGTATAACTGGTTCTATCAAGAAGTACACTGATCCCAATAAGCCTCCTGATACTGGTAATCTCACAGAAATCACCACTGGTACTCCACTCACTGCTGATACTAAGCTATACATTCAAGCCACTGGTACAATCACTGATCCTAGTATTTCTGGTGATGTTACACTTACAGGTACTGTCACTGTAACCTCCTCCGGTCAGAATCTTGGCTCCAATCCACTCGCCCTGGGTCCAGACCCTTCAGATCCTACCAGTACTGGTCTAGGTGGATCCATAACACCCAAGGATGGTTCTGGCAAAGTCGAAATCAAGAGTACTAGTACTATCACTTTGAAAGACGAGGCTCTTGATGCTCTTAAGTCTCTCACTCAGAATGCTGTCACTCTCACAAATAGTGGTGGTGGTAATTTTAGATCTAGTGCCAGTATCGTAGTAACAACTACATCCAAATATGTTGACTTCACAACACTCACTGTCACTAATAAGCTTGAAATCACTAGTATAAATGGTACTATTAGGAATGCTGATGGCAAGACTCCTCTCAAAACCGATACTAGTCTCACTGTTGGCACTAAGCTATCCCTTGAAGCCACTGGTACTATCACCCAACCTCCTGATGCTAATAGTGCTCCAGTAAAACTTACAGGCACCATTGTGGTCACCTCAAAAGGGAATATTGGTACTCCACTCACCTTCGGTGGAGGTCCCAGTAGTGGTGTAACTGGATCCCTCACACTCACTGATTCTGGCGACGAAGGCGATAAGCATGTCAAAATCACTGGTGGTTCTAGTACTCTCACAATCGCAAGTAATGCCTACACCACTATCAAGCAGGCTTCTGATACCACTTCTAGTTCATTTATCATTGGTGGTGCTGATCCTCGTGATATTAGTGAAGCTCATAAAAATGCTATCAAAGCTGGTGCTGGTGGTGATGCTAATCTTGCTAATGAAGAGTGTTTTATTAA ATCTTACTTGCCActatattcatatattcaCTTCACTACAGCTATTCTTTGGACACTAGCTTACGGTTACTATCGTGATACTCAAAAAAAAGTAATTACATATCCTAAGAATGAGGCTACTACTGGTACCGTTAGTATTAAAACTGGTACTCTTGATGCTAAGGGTGAGTGTACTGATGAGGCTGCTCCTGGTGCTGCCAATATTACTCCTCCTACTAAGACTGAGG TTGACGTTCATATTGATTCCAAGTGGTACGTTGTAGAAATTCTT ATTTTGAAACTGCTGATAATGTTGGAGCAGGACCCAATTTCGAATACATCTCATccaaaaatacaaattcaCCACCAAGCTCTTTATCCTTTTTCTATCAACAATTATATAGATTAG